In the genome of Coxiella burnetii, the window GATGAAGCGTTTGAAAATTGGCAAGGTTTAGGGCTTGCTGTGCAAGCTTATCAAAAACGAGCCTTTTATTTAATCGATTGGTTAATTGATTTAGCTCAACGACAAAAACGTCGCATTCCTGTTCGTTTAGTAAAAGGAGCTTATTGGGATACCGAAATAAAATTAGCGCAAATGGAAGGACTTAGTGGCTATCCGGTTTTTACCCGAAAAGTAAATACAGATATATCTTACATTGCGTGCGCTCAGAAAATGTTGAACGCGCAAGACGCCATTTATCCGCAATTTGCAACGCATAATGCCTACTCCGTTGCAGCGATATTAAATCTTATGGATCACCATTACGATAATTACGAATTTGAATTTCAGCAATTGCAGGGTATGGGTAAAGCGCTCCATCATTACATTGTCACTAAACTTAAATTACCGTGTCGAGTTTACGCGCCTGTCGGCTATCACGAAGATTTATTACCTTATTTAGTCCGACGATTACTGGAAAATGGTGCGAACAGTTCGTTTGTTAATCGCATTGCTGACAAAACCGTGCCCGTTGACCAGCTTATCGAAAGTCCCGTCAAAAAAATCGAAGCTTTTGGGGATATTCCCAATCCGAAAATTCCTTTACCTAAAGGTATTTTCAAAACGCGGACTAATTCAAGTGGCATTGATTTAAGTAATTTCGCTGAATTAATGCCTTTAAATGAGGAAATTCATCATGCCTTGGAAAAAGAATGGGAGGCAGCGCCGTTTTTACAAGAAATTAAAAATGGTAAACCTGTTTTTGATCCAACGGATAATCGTCGCCAAATAGGGGTAATTGAACTTGCGAATGAATCCGATGTAGAGAAAGCGATACAAGCGGGTCATTCAGCATTCCCAAACTGGGATCAAAAAGGGATTTCCGCACGGGCGACTATTTTAAGAAAAATGGCGGATTTATTAGAAAAACATAAAGCGGAATTAATGGCAGTGGTGGTTCGCGAAGGGGGAAGGACGCTGCAAAATGCACTGTCAGAAGTGCGAGAAGCGACAGATTTTTGTCGTTACTATGCTGAGCAGGCGGAACAGCATTTAAGTGATAAGGCTTTGCCAGGCTACACGGGTGAAAGTAATACCCTGCGGATGAATGGACGTGGAATTATTTTGTGTATCAGCCCTTGGAATTTTCCCATTGCTATTTTTACAGGGCAAATTGCCGCCGCTTTGGTGACTGGTAATGCCGTTATCGCAAAACCCTCGGGACAGACGCCTTTAACTGGCGCGTTGGTGACGCGGTTGTTTCATGAAGCGGGTGTGCCGAAAGAAATTTTGCAGTTAATGCCGGGTTCGGGCAAAACGGTGGGACAGGCGCTTATCGAGGATACCAAAATCAGTGGCGTGATTTTCACGGGTTCAGATGCTACCGCGCGGCATATTCAAAAAACGTTGGCCGCCCGCCCGGGCCCGATCGTGCCCTTTGTAGCAGAAACCTCCGGTATTAATGCCATGATCGCAGATTCGACCGCTTTACCCGAACAGTTAGTTAATGACGTCATTGTTTCTGCCTTTGATAGCGCTGGACAGCGCTGTTCAGCACTTCGAATTTTGTATATTCAAGAGGATATCGCGGATGACGTTATTAAGATGCTAAAGGGCGCAATGGCCGAAATTAAAATGGGCGACCCCCTGCTCTTATCCACGGATGTCGGTCCTGTTATTGACGCTAATGCGCAAAAAACGCTGCAAAAACACCAAGCATTGATGCAAAAAGAAGCGAAATTAATTTATAAA includes:
- the putA gene encoding bifunctional proline dehydrogenase/L-glutamate gamma-semialdehyde dehydrogenase PutA, translating into MTDTHLLFFEKAIAQNAIRPSLNKTYRMDETTCVNHLLKTIAFTPRLEAAVSRLAKELVTAVREQESEKGGIEGFMMQYDLSTEEGILLMCLAEALLRVPDKETENLLIRDKLTSAEWNKYVGASESSFVNFATWGLALSGKILKKEKDGQFKNVWRNLVRRSGEPVIRKAVREAMKLMSEHFVLGRTIEEAVKRSQSAIKEGFRHSYDMLGEVARTQEDADRYYDSYHRAISVLGKSHPTKSVHEAPGISVKLSALYPRYDFKKRELAVPFLIERVKELALHAKEQKIGMTIDAEEADRLDISLDIFEALFTDEAFENWQGLGLAVQAYQKRAFYLIDWLIDLAQRQKRRIPVRLVKGAYWDTEIKLAQMEGLSGYPVFTRKVNTDISYIACAQKMLNAQDAIYPQFATHNAYSVAAILNLMDHHYDNYEFEFQQLQGMGKALHHYIVTKLKLPCRVYAPVGYHEDLLPYLVRRLLENGANSSFVNRIADKTVPVDQLIESPVKKIEAFGDIPNPKIPLPKGIFKTRTNSSGIDLSNFAELMPLNEEIHHALEKEWEAAPFLQEIKNGKPVFDPTDNRRQIGVIELANESDVEKAIQAGHSAFPNWDQKGISARATILRKMADLLEKHKAELMAVVVREGGRTLQNALSEVREATDFCRYYAEQAEQHLSDKALPGYTGESNTLRMNGRGIILCISPWNFPIAIFTGQIAAALVTGNAVIAKPSGQTPLTGALVTRLFHEAGVPKEILQLMPGSGKTVGQALIEDTKISGVIFTGSDATARHIQKTLAARPGPIVPFVAETSGINAMIADSTALPEQLVNDVIVSAFDSAGQRCSALRILYIQEDIADDVIKMLKGAMAEIKMGDPLLLSTDVGPVIDANAQKTLQKHQALMQKEAKLIYKVDLPRETDFGTFVAPQAYELPNLGLITEEVFGPILHVIRYKRENLNKVIEEINGLGYGLTFGIQSRIDETVDYIQQRINAGNIYVNRNTVGAVVGVQPFGGSWLSGTGPKAGGPHYLPRFCIESTLTINTTAAGGNASLMAMED